One Epidermidibacterium keratini DNA segment encodes these proteins:
- a CDS encoding TetR/AcrR family transcriptional regulator has translation MPSETITQPDRAQLISAAAAPVLRGRGFSSVGIDEIAAAAGLTGPALYRYFDGKHDVLADVIERFLGELAELTPRAGVDDLSRAVVAHPDAASVAVRQIGLLAPDVRERLLTGVPTQVRALLPLTPEPGEDIGMTVSDRVRLRAIYGAAIHCGLRRSGSLPARTRAAVEAAHALADVPITLDEPEPMPHERLLPLSRREAVMAVAMDLFSQHGYGGVALRDIGAEIGVTASAVSRHFASKEDLLVALFDRAGSQIASSLQAGLRRAQNPRDALERVLRGYSAMALDNRELILIYISERNSLSAANREIRRDNHLGYTAELRQLIELTTGLPRAVAQLRATLAFSVVNEVLFDEPACRHRNLAGVLGQLAYQVATSPAVSAAKGK, from the coding sequence GTGCCATCCGAGACGATCACCCAGCCCGACCGCGCGCAGCTGATTAGCGCGGCGGCCGCTCCGGTGCTGCGTGGGCGTGGTTTTTCCAGCGTGGGGATCGATGAGATTGCGGCCGCCGCGGGGCTCACCGGGCCGGCGCTCTATCGATATTTCGATGGCAAGCACGACGTGCTGGCAGATGTGATCGAGCGTTTTCTCGGCGAGCTCGCCGAGCTGACACCGCGGGCCGGTGTCGACGATCTGTCGCGCGCGGTCGTCGCGCATCCCGATGCCGCCTCGGTGGCGGTGCGCCAGATCGGACTGCTTGCCCCGGACGTCCGAGAGCGCCTGCTCACCGGCGTGCCCACGCAGGTGCGCGCGTTACTGCCGCTGACCCCGGAACCGGGTGAGGACATCGGAATGACTGTCAGCGATCGGGTGCGGCTGCGGGCCATCTACGGCGCGGCAATCCACTGCGGGCTGCGCCGCAGCGGCAGCCTGCCGGCGCGGACCCGGGCCGCGGTCGAAGCGGCACACGCGCTGGCCGACGTACCCATCACGCTCGACGAGCCTGAACCGATGCCGCACGAGCGGCTCCTGCCGCTGTCTCGGCGCGAGGCGGTGATGGCGGTCGCGATGGATCTTTTCAGCCAGCATGGCTATGGCGGCGTGGCCCTGCGCGATATCGGTGCCGAGATCGGCGTCACGGCCTCGGCCGTCAGCAGGCACTTCGCATCCAAGGAAGACTTGCTGGTCGCGCTGTTTGACCGAGCGGGAAGCCAGATCGCGTCGTCGCTGCAGGCTGGTCTGCGTCGAGCCCAGAACCCGCGCGATGCGCTTGAGCGGGTACTGCGTGGATACAGCGCGATGGCGCTCGATAATCGCGAGCTGATTCTGATCTATATCAGCGAACGCAACTCTCTGAGCGCGGCCAACCGCGAGATCCGCCGCGACAACCACCTGGGCTATACCGCCGAGCTGCGGCAGCTCATTGAGCTGACGACGGGCCTGCCACGCGCCGTTGCGCAGCTCCGCGCGACGCTCGCCTTCTCCGTCGTCAACGAGGTGCTCTTTGACGAGCCGGCCTGCCGCCACCGCAACCTCGCCGGCGTACTCGGTCAGCTTGCCTACCAGGTGGCGACAAGTCCTGCAGTCTCTGCAGCGAAAGGAAAGTAG
- a CDS encoding acyl-CoA dehydrogenase family protein gives MSRYGRAWITGDVADLYDLASDFLTREVAAKAQMWAEQRHVDREFWKQAGELGLLCASIPEEYGGGGGTFVHHAAIQWAYSQTGDRAWGNSVHSGIVAHYLLDYGTEQQRQRWLPGMATGDLVAAIGMTEPSAGSDLKAIRTTARRDGDDYVINGSKTFITNGSSADLIVVAAKTDPDAGAKGISLIVVETGKADGFSVGRVLSKVGQHGADTSELFFDDVRVPADNLLGGEGTGFSMMMSQLPQERLIIGITAVGAMELALEVTRQHVKDREAFGQRLIDMQNTRFELAEAATLTKVAGVFLDDCMATHLHEGLDTPTAAMCKWWLTDVQCQVIDQCLQLFGGYGYMTEYPIARLYADARAQRIYGGANEIQKELIARSL, from the coding sequence ATGAGCCGGTACGGACGCGCCTGGATCACCGGCGATGTCGCCGATCTTTACGATCTCGCCAGCGACTTCCTCACCCGCGAGGTCGCTGCTAAGGCACAGATGTGGGCCGAGCAACGGCACGTCGACCGCGAGTTCTGGAAGCAGGCTGGCGAGCTCGGCCTGCTGTGCGCCTCGATTCCCGAGGAGTACGGCGGCGGCGGGGGCACCTTCGTGCATCATGCGGCGATCCAGTGGGCATACTCGCAGACCGGCGACCGCGCGTGGGGCAACTCGGTGCACAGCGGGATCGTCGCGCACTACCTGCTCGACTACGGCACCGAGCAGCAGCGCCAGCGGTGGCTGCCGGGAATGGCAACGGGCGACCTCGTCGCGGCGATCGGAATGACGGAACCGTCGGCTGGATCGGACCTCAAGGCGATTCGCACGACCGCGCGTCGCGACGGTGACGACTACGTCATCAACGGCTCAAAGACCTTTATTACCAACGGATCCAGCGCCGACCTCATCGTGGTCGCAGCTAAGACCGACCCGGACGCCGGCGCCAAGGGCATCTCGCTGATCGTCGTGGAGACCGGCAAGGCCGACGGGTTCTCGGTCGGTCGAGTGCTGTCCAAGGTCGGCCAACACGGCGCGGACACCAGCGAGCTGTTTTTCGACGACGTACGCGTGCCCGCCGACAACCTGCTCGGCGGCGAGGGCACCGGCTTCTCGATGATGATGAGCCAGCTGCCGCAGGAGCGGCTGATCATCGGCATCACCGCGGTCGGCGCCATGGAGCTCGCGCTGGAGGTGACCCGCCAGCACGTCAAGGACCGAGAGGCCTTTGGCCAGCGACTGATCGATATGCAAAACACCCGCTTCGAGCTTGCCGAGGCCGCCACGCTGACGAAGGTTGCGGGCGTCTTCCTCGACGACTGCATGGCCACGCATCTGCACGAGGGGCTCGACACCCCGACCGCTGCGATGTGCAAGTGGTGGCTGACCGACGTGCAGTGCCAGGTGATCGACCAGTGCCTTCAGCTGTTTGGCGGCTACGGCTACATGACCGAGTACCCGATCGCGCGCCTGTATGCCGACGCGCGTGCGCAGCGCATCTACGGCGGAGCCAACGAGATCCAGAAGGAGCTCATCGCCCGCTCCCTCTAG
- a CDS encoding MaoC family dehydratase N-terminal domain-containing protein, whose translation MQATDVIGRALEPFTATAERGQIAFFAEVVGLDDPVYRDVEAARAAGHRDIPLPPTFLFSLELLRPNPRGILTELGIDMRSVLHGEQAFDYHAAAYAGDELTFSGSYTDYYEKKGGALRFLVRQSDVTRGDEPIATLTNVLISRAMEGLS comes from the coding sequence ATGCAAGCCACAGACGTCATCGGGCGCGCCCTCGAGCCATTCACCGCAACCGCCGAGCGCGGCCAGATCGCCTTCTTCGCCGAGGTGGTCGGCCTGGACGATCCGGTGTATCGCGACGTGGAAGCCGCGCGCGCCGCCGGCCATCGCGACATCCCGCTACCGCCGACCTTCCTGTTCAGCCTTGAGCTGCTGCGCCCGAACCCGCGCGGCATCCTCACCGAGCTCGGCATCGACATGCGCTCGGTGCTGCATGGCGAGCAGGCCTTCGACTACCACGCTGCGGCGTACGCCGGCGACGAGCTGACGTTTAGCGGCTCCTACACCGACTACTACGAGAAGAAGGGCGGGGCGCTGCGCTTCTTGGTGCGCCAGAGCGACGTGACCCGCGGCGACGAGCCGATCGCCACGCTCACCAACGTGCTGATCTCTCGCGCTATGGAAGGACTTTCGTGA
- a CDS encoding MaoC/PaaZ C-terminal domain-containing protein, which produces MSTLTELAEGAALPELQIDPISRTTLALFAGASNDHNPIHIDLDNARSAGLDDVFAHGMLSMAYLSRYLLTLAPQSAVRHFSTRFVSITPVHGAPTCSGTVASVGDDGTVELELAVRLADGTVTLAGRAVVEVAS; this is translated from the coding sequence ATGTCCACGCTGACCGAGCTCGCGGAGGGCGCGGCGCTGCCAGAACTGCAGATCGACCCGATCTCACGCACCACGCTCGCACTGTTCGCCGGTGCGTCCAACGACCACAACCCCATCCACATCGACCTCGACAATGCGCGCAGCGCCGGGCTGGACGACGTCTTTGCGCACGGCATGCTGTCGATGGCCTACCTGAGCCGCTACCTGCTCACCCTCGCCCCGCAAAGCGCCGTACGCCACTTCAGCACGCGGTTTGTCTCGATCACGCCGGTGCACGGCGCACCGACCTGCTCGGGCACGGTTGCCTCGGTGGGTGATGACGGCACAGTGGAACTGGAGCTGGCCGTGCGCCTCGCCGATGGCACAGTCACCCTGGCCGGGCGGGCCGTCGTAGAGGTGGCGTCATGA
- a CDS encoding acetyl-CoA acetyltransferase has product MSSHGIKDRVAIIGMGCTRFAEHWDKGADDLIVDAVTEALDSAGVARDAIDAYWLGTLTSGYSGMMLSSALKLDYKPVTRVENFCASGSESFRNACYAVASGAYDMVMAVGVEKLKDSGYSGLTRANPPDDGTSTSLSAPARFSMLVPAYAEKYGVDRGDIKKAMTRVAYKNHYNGARNSRAQFQAEVSEEKIAGAPAVAGDLGVFDCSGVSDGAAAAIIVRAEDAHKYTDNPLYVKALAFAAGPGTGTYDPAYDYTTFGEVVQSARDAYQQAEVDSPADELMMAEVHDCFTPTELVLMEDLGFSERGEAVADTMADKYALSGALPVNPDGGLKSFGHPIGASGLRMLYECWLQLREEAPPERQIAAKGKRYGLTHNLGGGPGECVSFVAIVGAEQG; this is encoded by the coding sequence ATGAGCTCGCATGGAATCAAGGATCGCGTCGCGATCATCGGGATGGGGTGCACGCGGTTTGCCGAGCACTGGGACAAGGGTGCCGATGACCTCATCGTCGATGCGGTCACCGAGGCTCTCGACTCGGCCGGTGTCGCCCGAGATGCCATCGACGCCTACTGGCTCGGCACGCTGACCTCCGGCTACTCCGGGATGATGCTGTCGTCGGCGCTCAAGCTCGACTACAAGCCGGTCACGCGCGTCGAGAACTTCTGCGCGAGTGGGTCTGAGTCGTTCCGCAATGCCTGCTATGCCGTGGCTTCTGGCGCCTACGACATGGTCATGGCCGTCGGCGTCGAGAAGCTCAAGGACTCCGGCTACTCGGGATTGACCCGGGCCAACCCGCCCGACGACGGCACGTCGACGTCGCTGTCGGCACCGGCGCGGTTTTCCATGCTCGTGCCGGCGTACGCCGAGAAGTACGGCGTCGACCGCGGGGACATCAAGAAGGCGATGACCCGCGTTGCCTACAAGAACCACTACAACGGCGCGCGAAACTCGCGGGCCCAGTTCCAGGCCGAGGTGAGCGAGGAGAAGATCGCTGGAGCGCCGGCGGTTGCCGGCGACCTCGGCGTCTTCGACTGCTCAGGAGTCAGCGACGGTGCTGCCGCCGCGATCATCGTGCGAGCCGAGGATGCGCACAAGTACACCGATAATCCCTTGTATGTAAAGGCTCTAGCGTTCGCTGCCGGTCCAGGGACCGGCACCTACGATCCGGCGTACGACTACACAACCTTCGGGGAGGTGGTGCAGTCGGCACGCGATGCCTACCAGCAGGCCGAGGTCGACAGCCCTGCTGACGAGCTGATGATGGCCGAGGTGCATGACTGCTTCACCCCGACCGAGCTCGTGCTCATGGAAGACCTCGGCTTCTCCGAACGCGGCGAGGCGGTCGCCGACACGATGGCCGACAAGTACGCGCTATCCGGCGCATTGCCGGTCAACCCCGACGGCGGGCTCAAGAGCTTCGGTCACCCCATCGGGGCCTCTGGGCTCCGGATGCTTTACGAGTGCTGGTTGCAGCTGCGCGAGGAGGCGCCGCCGGAGCGGCAGATCGCGGCCAAGGGCAAGCGCTACGGACTGACCCACAACCTTGGCGGCGGGCCTGGCGAGTGCGTGTCGTTCGTGGCGATCGTGGGCGCGGAGCAGGGATGA
- a CDS encoding AMP-binding protein gives MYLTAGLHKSLQLAPDATMLIDGEVRRSFGEVADRVARLAGALRSLGAQPGDRIGILSLNSAAYAEIVLACAWGGFVFAPINARWSVPEMQFQVDDAQIAICFTDNACAAAASRLTGLRQLVSTAAELDSLIASGEPIEDQRMGWDELAGLLYTGGTTGRAKGVMINARGILTSTYGSLASAGQPLVAERFLHISPFYHLAALGSLLLQVQLGSTHILLPAFEIDAFLDTVSHEEVSATTLVPTMMHLVFTEALASGRSLPTLRRIGYGASPISEATLRLTMQAVPGVLLAQRYGMTELGPVATVLAPHDHDLERPDRLRSAGRAALHNEVRVVDPSDRPLPTGEVGEVVVRGANVMMGYWNLPEQTADTLRGGWMHTGDLGYFDDEGFLYVVDRVKDMIVTGGENVYSTEVEKALAAHPAVDQVAVVGVPDDDWGERVHAYVVLAGGESVDASALREFTGKQIAHYKVPKTIDFIDEMPLSPVGKILKRELRQRVSSNAVVEQRRPRGA, from the coding sequence ATGTATCTGACCGCGGGGCTGCACAAGAGCCTGCAACTCGCGCCCGATGCGACGATGCTGATCGACGGCGAGGTGCGCCGGAGCTTCGGCGAGGTCGCCGATCGCGTCGCACGGCTCGCCGGCGCGCTGCGGTCGCTCGGAGCGCAGCCGGGCGATCGCATCGGCATCCTCTCGCTCAACAGTGCGGCGTACGCCGAGATTGTGCTGGCGTGTGCATGGGGCGGCTTTGTCTTTGCGCCGATCAACGCCCGCTGGTCGGTGCCAGAGATGCAGTTCCAGGTCGACGATGCGCAGATCGCGATCTGCTTCACCGACAACGCGTGCGCCGCAGCTGCGTCACGGCTGACCGGTCTGCGTCAGCTGGTGAGCACAGCAGCGGAGCTCGACTCGCTGATCGCATCCGGCGAGCCGATCGAGGACCAGCGGATGGGCTGGGACGAGCTAGCAGGCTTGCTTTACACCGGCGGTACCACGGGCCGGGCCAAGGGCGTGATGATCAACGCCCGCGGCATCCTGACCTCGACGTACGGCTCTCTCGCGAGCGCCGGCCAGCCACTGGTTGCCGAGCGTTTCCTACATATATCGCCGTTCTACCACCTCGCGGCCCTGGGATCGTTGCTACTTCAGGTGCAGCTCGGCTCGACCCACATCCTGCTGCCGGCGTTCGAGATCGACGCCTTCCTCGACACGGTCAGCCACGAGGAGGTCAGCGCGACCACGCTCGTGCCGACGATGATGCATCTCGTCTTCACCGAGGCGCTGGCCTCCGGTCGCAGTCTGCCGACGCTGCGGCGCATCGGGTACGGCGCCTCACCGATCTCCGAGGCGACGCTGCGGCTGACTATGCAGGCGGTGCCCGGCGTACTGCTCGCTCAGCGATACGGCATGACCGAGCTCGGTCCGGTTGCCACGGTCCTCGCTCCGCACGACCACGACCTGGAACGTCCCGACCGGTTGCGCTCGGCCGGACGGGCGGCGCTGCACAACGAGGTGCGGGTCGTGGACCCCTCCGACCGCCCGCTGCCGACCGGGGAGGTCGGCGAGGTGGTGGTGCGCGGCGCCAACGTGATGATGGGCTACTGGAACCTGCCCGAGCAGACGGCCGACACGCTGCGCGGTGGGTGGATGCACACCGGCGACCTCGGCTACTTCGACGACGAGGGTTTCCTTTACGTCGTCGACCGGGTGAAGGACATGATCGTCACCGGCGGCGAAAACGTCTACAGCACCGAGGTGGAGAAGGCGCTGGCCGCGCACCCGGCCGTCGACCAGGTGGCGGTGGTCGGCGTACCCGACGACGACTGGGGTGAGCGGGTGCACGCTTACGTCGTACTCGCCGGCGGCGAGTCGGTCGACGCCTCGGCGCTACGGGAGTTCACCGGCAAGCAGATCGCGCACTACAAGGTGCCCAAGACGATCGACTTCATCGACGAGATGCCGCTCTCGCCCGTCGGCAAGATCCTCAAACGCGAGCTCCGCCAGCGGGTGTCATCGAATGCGGTGGTCGAGCAGCGAAGGCCCCGGGGGGCCTAA
- a CDS encoding SDR family oxidoreductase produces MTTIDGGFEDKTVIITGAGRGLGRAHALLLGDLGARVVVNDSGGAPDGAGSEAGPAEQVAQEVRDRGGEAVAHVGSVTDWADAKAMIELATDTFGGLDALINNAGTLRDRMLVNMTEDEFDDVVAVHLKGHFAVTKHAADYWRARSKEGGPVNAAIVNTSSGSGLRGNPGQTNYAAAKAAIATMSVVHARELERYGVRVNAIAPVARTRLTEQTPGLGDRIKEEGDGFDTWAPENVSPLVAWLAHPACRISGRVFSVFGGHVGLQRMWEEEQAFDKDGRWEVDELATALEQIPAGPPEWKSSI; encoded by the coding sequence GTGACCACAATTGACGGCGGGTTCGAAGACAAGACAGTCATCATCACCGGAGCCGGCCGCGGCCTCGGTCGCGCCCACGCACTTTTGCTCGGTGACCTTGGTGCGCGGGTCGTCGTCAACGACAGCGGTGGCGCCCCAGACGGCGCCGGCTCGGAGGCCGGACCTGCCGAGCAGGTCGCCCAGGAGGTTCGCGACCGCGGCGGTGAGGCGGTCGCTCACGTCGGCAGCGTCACCGACTGGGCCGACGCGAAGGCGATGATCGAGCTCGCGACCGATACGTTCGGCGGGCTGGACGCGCTGATCAACAACGCCGGAACACTGCGCGACCGCATGCTGGTCAACATGACCGAGGACGAGTTTGACGACGTCGTCGCCGTCCACCTCAAGGGCCACTTCGCGGTGACCAAGCATGCCGCCGACTACTGGCGAGCGCGCTCCAAGGAGGGCGGCCCGGTCAACGCGGCAATCGTCAACACCTCATCCGGAAGCGGCCTGCGCGGCAACCCCGGCCAGACCAACTACGCCGCCGCCAAGGCCGCGATCGCCACGATGTCTGTGGTTCACGCGCGCGAGCTGGAGCGCTACGGCGTACGCGTCAATGCAATTGCGCCGGTCGCTCGCACCCGACTGACGGAGCAGACCCCTGGGCTGGGCGACCGGATCAAGGAAGAGGGCGACGGTTTTGACACGTGGGCGCCGGAGAATGTCTCCCCGCTCGTCGCGTGGCTGGCTCACCCCGCATGCCGGATCTCGGGACGGGTCTTCTCGGTGTTTGGCGGCCACGTGGGATTGCAGCGCATGTGGGAAGAAGAGCAGGCTTTTGACAAGGACGGCCGCTGGGAGGTCGACGAGCTCGCCACGGCGCTCGAGCAGATCCCGGCCGGCCCGCCCGAGTGGAAGTCGTCGATCTAA
- a CDS encoding OB-fold domain-containing protein, whose product MSDRIGILSYASYLPHWRLRREAISGVLGSGGARGSRAVAGYDQDTTTMAVEAGRVALRGYDGSPAALVFSSSFPAYADKTNATTVHAALNLPSQVRASDACGSVRSAVGALLAGLHQPGGTLVTVADTRTGPAGSPDEAGGGDAAAAFVVGPGDPIAEVLAVGSATSEFLDRWRAPGEPWSQSWEERFGEDVYVGLAEQATERALELAGLRADQVDRWAMTGLSPRAVKRVSRSLELADGVLADDLSSQIGVAAAAHAGLLLADLLDQAQPGEVLALTVLADGADTFVLRAGEQITDHRQPEPVREQAARGDDSLSYADFLTWKGQLQRPAPRRPAPDRAVAPATYRHQDWKYGFVASTCEKCGTRHLPPQRVCLSCHSVDAMRAEPMADARARIATYTIDHLAFSLAPPTVGVVLDLDGGGRFSCELTDCDPEQVRVGQPVQLTFRRISDASGIHNYFWKARPAAEGETA is encoded by the coding sequence ATGAGCGATCGGATCGGAATCCTCAGCTATGCCAGCTATCTGCCGCACTGGCGGTTGCGGCGAGAGGCGATTTCTGGCGTGCTCGGCAGTGGTGGCGCTCGAGGCAGTCGGGCGGTCGCAGGCTACGACCAGGACACCACCACGATGGCTGTCGAGGCCGGTCGTGTCGCGTTGCGCGGGTACGACGGATCGCCTGCGGCACTGGTGTTTTCCAGCTCGTTTCCGGCGTATGCCGACAAGACGAACGCGACCACCGTGCACGCTGCGCTGAACCTGCCCTCGCAGGTGCGGGCCAGCGACGCGTGCGGCTCGGTGCGCAGCGCAGTGGGCGCGCTGCTCGCGGGACTGCACCAGCCCGGCGGGACGCTGGTCACGGTGGCCGACACTCGCACTGGGCCGGCCGGGTCACCGGACGAGGCGGGCGGGGGTGACGCGGCTGCCGCGTTCGTTGTCGGGCCGGGAGACCCCATCGCCGAAGTCCTGGCGGTGGGTAGCGCGACGAGCGAGTTCCTCGACAGGTGGCGAGCGCCAGGCGAGCCGTGGTCGCAGAGCTGGGAAGAGCGCTTCGGCGAGGACGTGTACGTCGGTCTCGCCGAGCAGGCCACCGAGCGCGCCCTGGAGCTGGCCGGGCTACGTGCCGACCAGGTCGACCGGTGGGCGATGACCGGGCTTTCGCCCCGTGCCGTGAAGCGCGTGAGCCGCTCACTTGAGCTTGCGGACGGCGTACTCGCCGACGACCTGAGCTCGCAGATCGGCGTCGCCGCAGCCGCGCACGCCGGGCTGCTGCTGGCCGACCTGCTCGACCAGGCCCAGCCAGGCGAGGTGCTCGCGCTGACGGTGCTGGCCGACGGCGCCGACACCTTCGTGCTGAGAGCGGGCGAGCAGATCACCGATCACCGCCAGCCTGAGCCGGTCCGCGAGCAAGCCGCCCGCGGTGACGACTCTCTGAGCTATGCCGACTTCCTGACGTGGAAGGGACAGCTGCAGCGGCCCGCGCCGCGACGGCCAGCGCCCGACCGGGCGGTCGCGCCGGCCACCTATCGCCACCAAGACTGGAAGTACGGCTTCGTGGCGAGCACCTGCGAGAAGTGCGGCACGCGCCACCTGCCGCCGCAGCGGGTGTGCCTGTCGTGCCACAGCGTGGATGCGATGCGGGCCGAGCCGATGGCCGATGCGCGTGCACGGATTGCGACCTACACGATCGATCATCTGGCCTTCTCGCTCGCGCCTCCGACGGTCGGTGTCGTCCTCGACCTGGACGGCGGCGGGCGCTTCTCGTGCGAGCTGACCGACTGCGACCCGGAGCAGGTGCGCGTCGGGCAACCGGTGCAGCTGACCTTCCGCCGGATCTCTGATGCGAGCGGAATCCACAACTATTTCTGGAAAGCACGCCCTGCGGCGGAAGGAGAGACGGCATGA
- a CDS encoding aminotransferase family protein, translating into METAFWHPQALMSQVKNDEIVLERGEGSHVWTDDGRKLFDATAGLWYANIGHGDQRITDAVVRQMNQLETFHAFGNFATPITKALCERIVSLAPLGDDAKVFLASGGSDAIDTAAKLARRYFTAAGEPNRRILVSREYGYHGLHGFGTSLGWLQPNREGYGELDPDIIRASATDADEVEKLFMNTGPELIAAFFCEPIIGAGGAIFPGEEYLSKVRELCRQHGILFIADEVITGFGRTGPWFASERFDLQPDMITFAKGVTSGYLPVGGVVISQRVCEPFWADGSNEWFKHGMTYSGHSTCAAAAMANLDVIEADGLLDRVRELEPKLDEALQSLADHPNVAEIRSGTGLVGAVVVDTAEAGQGLYEGLMANGVISRKLGDGRALQYSPPFVMTDDELAWLTEQTRAALDTL; encoded by the coding sequence ATGGAGACCGCATTCTGGCACCCGCAAGCCCTGATGTCCCAAGTCAAGAACGACGAGATCGTCCTCGAACGCGGCGAAGGCAGCCACGTCTGGACCGACGACGGACGCAAGCTCTTTGATGCGACCGCAGGGCTCTGGTACGCCAACATCGGCCACGGCGACCAGCGGATCACCGATGCTGTCGTTCGCCAGATGAACCAGCTGGAGACCTTCCACGCCTTCGGCAACTTCGCCACCCCGATCACCAAGGCGCTGTGCGAGCGGATCGTCTCGCTCGCCCCGCTCGGCGACGACGCCAAGGTCTTCCTCGCCTCCGGTGGAAGCGATGCGATCGACACCGCGGCCAAGCTGGCGCGTCGTTACTTCACCGCCGCCGGCGAGCCAAACCGCCGCATCCTCGTCTCGCGCGAGTACGGCTATCACGGGCTGCACGGCTTCGGCACGTCGCTGGGGTGGCTCCAGCCCAACCGCGAGGGGTACGGCGAGCTCGACCCGGACATCATCCGTGCCTCGGCGACCGACGCCGACGAGGTCGAGAAGCTCTTCATGAACACCGGCCCCGAGCTGATCGCCGCCTTCTTCTGCGAGCCGATCATCGGCGCGGGCGGTGCGATCTTCCCCGGCGAGGAGTACCTCAGCAAGGTGCGCGAACTATGCCGCCAGCACGGCATACTCTTCATCGCCGACGAGGTCATCACCGGATTCGGCCGCACCGGCCCGTGGTTTGCCTCCGAGCGGTTTGATCTGCAGCCGGACATGATCACCTTCGCCAAGGGCGTCACCAGCGGCTACCTGCCCGTGGGTGGCGTCGTCATCTCGCAGCGGGTGTGCGAGCCGTTCTGGGCCGACGGCTCCAACGAATGGTTCAAGCACGGGATGACCTACTCCGGGCACTCGACCTGCGCGGCGGCGGCGATGGCCAACCTCGACGTGATCGAAGCCGATGGACTGCTCGACCGCGTGCGCGAGCTGGAGCCCAAGCTCGACGAGGCGCTGCAGTCGCTGGCCGACCATCCCAACGTCGCGGAGATCCGCAGCGGCACCGGGCTCGTTGGTGCGGTCGTTGTCGACACCGCCGAGGCCGGTCAGGGGCTGTATGAGGGGTTGATGGCGAACGGCGTGATCAGCCGCAAGCTCGGCGACGGTCGGGCACTGCAGTATTCGCCGCCGTTTGTGATGACCGACGACGAGCTCGCCTGGCTGACCGAGCAAACCCGCGCCGCCCTCGACACGCTCTAG